One Cryptomeria japonica chromosome 9, Sugi_1.0, whole genome shotgun sequence genomic window carries:
- the LOC131858126 gene encoding uncharacterized protein LOC131858126, which translates to MSSQGTSQDNMEIHSHSENDSEYEPENEGGDHGADPGAQSSSMASAAASTGCPSELLAPYARGHFDPKSPLKQFASQISVQGTTSHSSGGTRKWKCNICDREWFGSISRVNAHFLFWRGKGVKHCKFLEEPKNLQYRIEFNRLWGVPDDTNISMPTTLSARASLHDSRNVPVPHTYHASQAGGMMFGSPSTSTSTVARTGKRKLHTPQSNPIADMFNVQLRDEIDESIGNFFFANGIPFHVSRSPYYRKMIDMVAKGGPSYVPPGETKMRTSILDKSYSKINILMEKMKACWVALGCSIVMDGWTNISHRPLINIMVTCAEGPYFLRAVDCTGHRKDADFQFQVLREAIEEVGPQNVVQIVTDAAYVCRAAGRLVEAAYRHIWWTPCCVHAMNNALKDMGKIDWIRGVVTDARDVQMFICNHHISHALFRTFAKKEFLKPVETRYASYFILLERMIELQEALQLMVMTNEWNRWAEAKTEQGRRVKEIVKSDVFWTDTKYIVSIISPVFQVIRYGDGDAPNLGEVYECIDSMLGQMRAAVRVKDPSLAFYNEQIRPIIQSRWDKLNTPLHMAAFALNPKWYKARPGRTTPIEDDEVKAGFFRCIEKMFDSRDAGTIRTEWGRFATLRGYSDAAKMDIDIMAQEDPLLWWKCHGPKSLTTTLAIRLLSQVSSSSAAERNWSTYSFIHSLKRNRLTSKRAEKLVAVHSALRLIDRKTLMYKESPAARWDVEPEEPSQIDEDDPTTSDAGLVGVSLRDLDPQESSSSSEEEFADD; encoded by the coding sequence atgagctcccaaggcacgaGTCAAGataacatggaaatccattctcatagtgagaatgattcagaatatgaacctgaaaatgaggggggtgaccatggggctgatcctggagcccaatctagttctatggcaagtgcagcagctagtacaggttgcccttcagagttgttggcaccatatgctaggggtcattttgatcctaagtctcctctaaaacagtttgcttcacaaatatcagtacaaggcactacatcacattcaagtgggggaacaaggaagtggaagtgcaatatttgtgacagagaatggttcggtagcattagcagggtgaatgcacactttctattttggagaggaaaaggcgtgaaacattgtaagtttttggaggaacccaaaaatttacagtacagaattgagtttaacaggctttggggggttccagatgacacaaatatttcaatgcctactactttgtctgctagggcatcacttcacgacagccggaatgtgccagtgccacatacttatcatgcttcgcaggcgggaggaatgatgtttggatctccatctacttccacttctactgTTGCCAGGACTGGGAAACGTAAGTTGcatacaccacagagcaaccccattgctgatatgtttaatgtgcagctgagagatgagatagatgaatccattggcaatttcttctttgccaatggcattccatttcatgtttcacggtctccttattataggaagatgatagatatggtggccaagggaggaccatcttatgtgccaccaggggagacgaaaatgaggacctcgatcttggataaaagctattccaagatcaatattttgatggagaagatgaaggcatgttgggtggcattggggtgcagcatagttatggatgggtggacgaacattagccatcgtccactcatcaacatcatggtcacatgtgcagagggcccatacttccttagagcagttgattgtacagggcatcgtaaagatgctgatttccagtttcaggtcctcagggaggctattgaggaggttgggccacaaaatgtggtccaaataGTGacagatgcagcatatgtgtgtagagcagcagggagactcgttgaggcagcctatagacacatttggtggaccccatgttgtgtgcatgccatgaacaatgcactcaaggacatggggaagattgactggattagaggagtggtcaccgatgcgagagatgtgcagatgtttatctgcaaccaccacatttcacatgcactattcaggaccttcgcgaagaaggagttcttgaaaccagttgagactagatatgcatcctatttcattctcttggagagaatgattgagttgcaagaggcattgcaactcatggttatgactaatgagtggaataggtgggctgaggccaagacagagcaggggagaagggtgaaggagatagtgaagagtgatgtgttttggactgatacgaaatacattgtctccatcatttctccagtattccaggtgatcagatatggggatggggatgcacctaaccttggagaggtgtatgagtgcattgactctatgcttggccagatgagggctgctgtgcgagtgaaggacccctctctagcattctacaatgagcaaatccggcctatcattcagagtagatgggacaagttgaacactcctttgcatatggctgcctttgccttgaatcctaagtggtacaaggctagaccgggtagaacgacaccgattgaggatgatgaggtgaaggcaggtttctttaggtgcatagagaagatgtttgattccagagatgccggtACAAtacgcactgagtggggaagatttgccactcttagaggttattcagatgcagcaaagatggatatagacattatggcacaggaggacccacttttgtggtggaaatgtcatggcccgaaatctttgaccaccactctagccatccgtctgctatcccaggtttccagttcttcagctgctgagaggaactggtctacatatagcttcatccactctcttaagaggaacagacttacctctaagagagcagagaagcttgtggctgtacatagtgctttgcgtctcattgaccgcaagacacttatgtacaaggagagtccagcggcacgatgggatgtagagccagaggagccttcacagattgatgaggatgatcctaccacttcagatgcagggctagttggtgtgagcttgagggaccttgatcctcaggagtccagcagttccagtgaggaggagtttgcagatgattag